In the Dictyostelium discoideum AX4 chromosome 6 chromosome, whole genome shotgun sequence genome, ctttcttcttcttcactaCTTTGATATTTCTTTCTTGAAGGAGCTCTTTTTTTAGCAGGTGCTTTCTTTGAAGGTTTTAAAGGTGgtttttgaattgattgagatgtagtagtagtggaaGAGGtaccactactattaccATCTGTCTCTTGAACTAATTGAACTGTTTCACCTAATGTTAATTGACTACGTGcagtatttatttttttctcaatTTCATCGACCAACTGTTTAATTTCAGAAGTTTTTGTAAGATTtggttgtttttttgttttactaattgatatcattaaattattataaatttcattatcatttaatttatcttgaTAAAGTTTAAAATGttctattaatttctttaaacttttatcattataatttaataattgtaaacaaaatgaaatattttgtGATTCACTAATAcctaaataaaataaataaaataaaatacaattaattaataatttgatttttttttttttttttttttacactaAACTTACTTTTTGAAGTTTTAAATctttgtaataatttatcaattaaagtttcagattgtttatctttttcaataaaagagaataaatattttaaaatatttttaattgaatcttttgaaatattatttaaattacttgTAACGGTTGAAGCAGGAGTAATTTTACCAATGATATCAGGTAAAGAATTATAAAGGTTATTACCTTTTGAAGCTAAAGTTGAAAAGAATAACTTTGCAATATTTGAAATACGAATATCAGAATCTTCCAAACAAATTGCCATTTCGCTAATTTGACCTTTAACTTTAAtcatatcatttaaaattaaatgagtGAGAAccattaaagaattttttctAGCATCTGCATTTGGATCTCTTAATCttgaataaatttttgaAGTCCATGGTTCGACTAAATTTGGAAATCTAAAAGCTAAATCACCTAATCCAATGATAATATTTGATCTAATCACTTCAATTGATGACTTTTCCAAGAGAGTGAAAAGTAATTGAAGATTTGATTCACAAAAGTTTGAATCAACACAcataaattttgataaagttAAAACTGCACTTGtttgtaataattgatttgggaattgttcatttgaaaagatttcattataattataacaaATTGAAACAACCAATTGAGAATATTttccaattaaattattttcagatAAAATATCAGATTCTGCTTGAATTTGAATTGCTTCAGATTCTGCTTCTGCTTCTGCTTGATCAGTAcctaattctttttcaatatctgttttctttttattattgttattattattttttgattgttttgatTGTTCATAttgaattcttttaatttcagaTTGAATTTCTTCAACATAAACCAATTGTTTAATTGCAATATgacctaaaataaatattaattttgataaacaaTATTGATTAGtttcaccattttcatcTAAAACTTGATctgataatttctttataatttcaCTTGAAATTAAATCTGGTTGTTCAgctaaaatataaattgtaTTAATTACTTGTTCTGCAAACATAAaccattttgaatttttaatatcattatcaatattatcatttgttgttgttgttgttgttgttgttgaacaaatatgataaattaaacgttcaaataatgattgattatttttaaaacgtGGTAAAATTTGATCAGTTTCTTTTAAACCTTTTGATCTTAATTTTTGAAGAGTTATACAAGTATAACGTGGTaaaaattcatcatcttGTTCTTctaaaccaattgaaacCAACAAATTAACTTTATCTTTAACAACggaagaattattatttgaaatcattGATAAGATAATTAAAGCTCCACGACTATCTTGTTTATTGAAATTTACAACCTTTCCAGAGAAAATATCCCAGAGTGCTTTTATTATATCTTGAtctattaaatcttttttagtgaattcaatcattaattcCTCTAAAGATGTAATTTCACCCAATGTTGCAGTTGTAGTTAAATCGATTAAATTCTTTGCAATATAATAACTTGATTTTAATGTTGATTTAACTTTTTCTCTTgtatctttaattaatagttCATGAAATGATCTAATTGTACtctctttaattgattgttcTTTATTCCAAATTAATGCCAACATTTTAGTGATTGCttcttttgatttatcaatttgatATTTATGTGCAACTTGAATGAAATGAACAGATTCTAAAATATCAGAAGGATTAACACTACCCATTAATTGACACATTGTATCAATTGTActgtttataatttttataaatttacaaGAACTatctaaatatttatttaaatgctCTAAATATAATGGTAATCTATGTGgtgaaaattctttaattccTGAAAATGGTACTAACattgatattaaatcaaaaaattgttctttatttaatttaatatcttcaaaaatttgtttttctgtaatttcttcttcttcttcttcttcttctccatcttcctcttctttctcttttttctcttcttcttctttttgttgttgttgttgttgttcaaatTCCATATTATCATCTGGTACTTGttgtgaatttaataaatcatcttcattattattattattattattttttaatttttttgatttttttaataattctttctttttctttaaattataaaatgataatttaataaaagaagctaatttttcttttttatctttaaataacAAAGTTGGTAAATGAGGTGAATATGGATTTGATTCTAAAATATCAgataataaaagaattgCTCTTTTTCTAACCAAAGAATTTTTATCAGAAACACGTTCAATTGCAATCTTTGTTAATTGAATATAACTTTCTTTTGGTAcccaattattatttaccaataatgataaagtttttaaaacacTACTTCTACAATAACCATTAATATCTCTACAAcgttcaaataaaatatgtaATAATTCTGATTGATCTgattcattctttttttgattttcaacttcttcctcttcttcttgttcagattttttatctttattattgctttcaactttatttaaagctttaccaattaaaaaaccaattgattCAGTTACAGCATTACGCATTAAATATGATTCAGAATCTAAATGAGCCAATAATAAACTAACGAATGGTAAAACTATTTTTGGTAAACGATCAGTTAATTCTGATAAAAATTTtgctaaatttttaaaaccacTTGTATCACgttgttctttttgtttaCCAATTTCTCTAATAATatctgaaattaaaaatgtagtttgattcttttgttgttgatttgttGATTGtgaataaatattttgttgttgttgttgttgctgatgcttttgttgttgttgttgataatcaTAAATAAATTCATAAAGGTCAGCACAATGTGAAGGCAAAGATTCATGATTATGTAAAAGATGAATAATTTTACTTGTGAAATTAAAGGAATGATTATAacgtaaaattaaaattgataaaacttcaaaaattaatttctttacacCTTTACTACGTAAGTTTGCTGGTTGTTCAATCATTgcataaataatttttgagagtaaatttataaattcttcTTCTGGATAATCTAATCTCCAAAgtgttgataaatttaattctaaacaat is a window encoding:
- a CDS encoding condensin-2 complex subunit D3, with product MLEFQIPIHFEDISLSSSDKYSIKKIIDKFIKNVYIFLEHYISYQHSSSTTKESSKSTSENNNETASITSKKKSTKKKNSSVLDTWEQEEQKEAILTSIINCLELNLSTLWRLDYPEEEFINLLSKIIYAMIEQPANLRSKGVKKLIFEVLSILILRYNHSFNFTSKIIHLLHNHESLPSHCADLYEFIYDYQQQQQKHQQQQQQQNIYSQSTNQQQKNQTTFLISDIIREIGKQKEQRDTSGFKNLAKFLSELTDRLPKIVLPFVSLLLAHLDSESYLMRNAVTESIGFLIGKALNKVESNNKDKKSEQEEEEEVENQKKNESDQSELLHILFERCRDINGYCRSSVLKTLSLLVNNNWVPKESYIQLTKIAIERVSDKNSLVRKRAILLLSDILESNPYSPHLPTLLFKDKKEKLASFIKLSFYNLKKKKELLKKSKKLKNNNNNNNEDDLLNSQQVPDDNMEFEQQQQQQKEEEEKKEKEEEDGEEEEEEEEITEKQIFEDIKLNKEQFFDLISMLVPFSGIKEFSPHRLPLYLEHLNKYLDSSCKFIKIINSTIDTMCQLMGSVNPSDILESVHFIQVAHKYQIDKSKEAITKMLALIWNKEQSIKESTIRSFHELLIKDTREKVKSTLKSSYYIAKNLIDLTTTATLGEITSLEELMIEFTKKDLIDQDIIKALWDIFSGKVVNFNKQDSRGALIILSMISNNNSSVVKDKVNLLVSIGLEEQDDEFLPRYTCITLQKLRSKGLKETDQILPRFKNNQSLFERLIYHICSTTTTTTTTNDNIDNDIKNSKWFMFAEQVINTIYILAEQPDLISSEIIKKLSDQVLDENGETNQYCLSKLIFILGHIAIKQLVYVEEIQSEIKRIQYEQSKQSKNNNNNNKKKTDIEKELGTDQAEAEAESEAIQIQAESDILSENNLIGKYSQLVVSICYNYNEIFSNEQFPNQLLQTSAVLTLSKFMCVDSNFCESNLQLLFTLLEKSSIEVIRSNIIIGLGDLAFRFPNLVEPWTSKIYSRLRDPNADARKNSLMVLTHLILNDMIKVKGQISEMAICLEDSDIRISNIAKLFFSTLASKGNNLYNSLPDIIGKITPASTVTSNLNNISKDSIKNILKYLFSFIEKDKQSETLIDKLLQRFKTSKSISESQNISFCLQLLNYNDKSLKKLIEHFKLYQDKLNDNEIYNNLMISISKTKKQPNLTKTSEIKQLVDEIEKKINTARSQLTLGETVQLVQETDGNSSGTSSTTTTSQSIQKPPLKPSKKAPAKKRAPSRKKYQSSEEEESEESSEEEDEESGDDEDRMIITPKKPISKPMVPSRKRQPVQKKKSSESEQSSESDQSSEISDIDRMDITPKKPPKKPQPKQSKKKPASRLKKAISQSESESESDIDSESSNSSSFDNISE